TAAAAATATTTGTGGGTCCTGTGCTCCGGATACGGCTGTTTTTCTGTCGAATACAAAAAAGGGTACGCTCCGTATACCAATTTGCCGAGCCTCTTGAATGTCTAGTTGTACTTCTTCAGCAAATTCTTTGCTTTCCAAGACTCGTTTCAATACTTCTGAATCCAATCCAATTTCCAAACCAAGTTGTAAAAGCGTAGAGAAATCATCTATATTTTTTCCTTCAGAAAAATACGCTGCAAATAATCGCTCTTCCGCCTCATTGCTTTTATTTTGCGATTGGGCAAAATGTACAAATCGATGGGCATTGAAAGTATTCGCTACAATGCAACGATCAAAATCATAATGCAATCCTATTTCATTCGCCATTTGTGTAACATGATTATTCATTTCTTTGGCTTCTTCAAGGCTTATTCCTTTAGTTTCGGACAAAAAAGTATGAATATTCTTATTCGGTTGTGTCATTAAATGAGGAGTCAGTTGGTAACTAGCCCAAACTATTTCTATTTCATCTTTATGCGAAAACTTCTCCAGCGCCATTTCAAATTTACGCTTACCAATATAACAAAAAGGGCACATTATGTCACTCCATATTTCCACTTTCAATTTGTTTTTCATTTTCTATTTTTTATTATAACTGTTAAGATTCGGAATTGTAAATAAGCACAATAATTCTTATAAAATATAAAAAGCATCTTTAGAATCGACGGGGTCTGGAAGATCATTATCTTGCCATAATTGTTTGATATTAGTTTCAATCGTATTGGCAATTGATGTTATAGCTGTGTCGGTGGGCTTATTCATAAAGGGGTCTTGCATATAGGTTGCTGTTTTTTCTATCATAAAAAATGGCAACGCAATAACCAGATCTAGGGGTATTTCCCAAAGGCTGTCTATTTCCAACAAGGCAAGTGACATAATTGCTAAGAATATATAGATGAACAAATGCAATATTTGACGGTAAGTAACCGGAAATACTGTATTGTTAATTCTTTCAGCCTTGCCCATAGAATTGGTTAGTTCAACCAGTGTATTGTTTATTTGTATTTCTTGAAAAGAATTAATACACCCTTTAGTATATAATTCTGCTAAGTTTTTCGTTTGCAAGTTAAGCAGTGCCAAAGGCTTATTTTTTTGCATTTCGATATATAAAATATCCGCCTCGGAAATAAATTCTTTAGCTTTTGAAATAACATCTAAGTTCCTTAATGATTGGCCAAGACAATAGGCCCAAGCGATTTGCCGGTAGCTCATTGTTTTTTTTGTGGCTAATCCATCCTCTTTAGGATCGGATGCAGAGAAATTAAGCAGTTGCAAAACCATAGTACGCGAATCATTGACAATAGCTCCCCAAACCTTACGAGCTTCCCACCAACGATCGTAAGATTGACTCAGTTTGAATGATAATAATAATGATATTGCTGTTCCTAAAAATGCCGGTAAAGACACCGGTATCTTGGGCATCTGCTCACCATAGAGTTTTTTTAAGGAGAATGTACAGACGGACATTAAGAAAACAAAAAGTAAATCGTATTTTATTTGCTTAAAAAGATAGAGAAAAGGCACACGTTTTTCCAGTAGCATAGAAACGAATTAAATAAGAAATAATAAATAGGAAGTCACAGATACTGATCCCAACAAATATAATTATTTTAAAATTTTATATTCTTAGGAGAAAGTAAAATATATGTGAATAAATCTTGATTACTCAATAAAAATAAAAACTTCAATTTTAAATAATGATAGTTCAACTACACTAAGGTATCAAATAGAAGGATAATCAGATTTGTTGTTGATGAAAAAGGTTACGCAATAACTCGCGTAACCTTTTCTTATGCTTAACTTATTTTGATTCAAAAGATGGAAATAAGCGGAAGAATTATGTTCTTTATTATTGTGCTACAATATTTTTCTCTTTAATAAAATCAAGAGTAGTTTGCCACCAAGGTTGTTGTATAGCAGTTGTGAAATCGATATATTTATGAGTGGTATCAAAGTTGCTATCTTTATTAGAAGTCCAGATAATGACTCCGTCATACCCTATATCATATAATTGCTCCAACTCAAATTTCCAATAGCCTGCCTCTAGCCAAGCAGCTACTGTTGTATTATTTTGCGACGAATTTGCATATTGCGGCTCAATATAAGCATATATGGGTATGTTGGGATTTAATCTTTTGCATTCCTGATAATTGTACTGTGCAAATAATTTCCAATTTGAAGAGTCGGCATAAGGATCTCTGGTATAGAAGCTTGGTGCAAAAAAATTCATTAATTGAGCAACAGGTTTTAAATAGTTGTCTACAATATACCATACTTGTTGAGCACTTCCACTATTAAGATTTGACCACTGATATTTTATTTGTGGAACACCCGCATAAAAGCCTAATGGAGATTTTGGATTAACGGCTTTGTAAATATTAATGGCTTTTGTAAAACTATCTACAGTACCCTTTATTTGTGAAGAACCATAACTCCAGGATTCAATATCGAGTACGATGGGAACATTGGCCTTAACACTTAAATCTGCCTTTGCTAAGGCTGCTAATGCCGGCGCATTTATTACTGTATTATCTGTATTAGTATTTCCTGTCGGCGTAACATTAGGATCCGCTGTAAGAAACTGAGTTGGTGGGTGTATTACACTAGCGCTAATTCCATATTGAGACAAATCGGCTGGCGTATTATTGTACCTGATTTGGCTATATATTACAAAACGAGGTCTTGCTGGTGTCGAATCCGGTGTGGGTGTCGGTGTAGGTGTAGGATCGGGGGTTGGAGTTACGGTAGTGCCCTTACTACAACTTTCAATACCTATTATTGAAATCGTTATCAGAAATAGGAAAAAATCCCTCTAAATATAATTTATGAAGAGTTTCATATTGTAGGATGTTTTACATGGTTTAAACCTGCAAAGTTTAAGGTTGTTTTTCATTTATTCTGAAAAAAATATAACAAAATTTGAATGGTGCACCTTCTAAATAAAAGAATCTGGCGAAACTTAAATGTTATATGATAGTAGCATTTTTGGTCAATTTCAAGGATACTAAATTATTAATTTAATATATTGATTATCAAATATTTAATAAATTATAATTGACTCCTTTCTTTAAGCTCTTTCAAGAGTGTTTGAGCACCAATTATTTATAATAATATTTATATTTTCTAAATAAGATTTTTTTAAATTTAAAAAATTCAATTCTGTATTTAGTGTCTGCAAGAAAACGCACTTTTTTCTGCATACATTAGCATTAAATATATCTATGTTGCCAGCTTTTTGAATTGCACCTTTGGAATCTAGTGATGCTCGCCGATTTTCCGGATTATTATTTTGCAGAACCAGCACTTTTTTATGGGTTTGACACAGCTCCGCCACACTTTTACTTTTTCCGTAAAAAATAAGTCATCTATGCGGCCTTTCTTAGTTTTGATTTCTCTGCTTTTAAAGCCGCTGCCTTTTCTGTCTGCACCAATATGTTTCCTAGTATGTGTAAATTATATGACAGCACACTGATGCCAACGTATCTTCTAAAGCCTTTTATACCTTTATCCATACACCTACCCAGTCCGTGGTGCTCCAGCATATTAATGTTACTCTCCACAGCACTATGCTGATGGCGCAATGTTTTATACGACTTTTCTGACTGCATTTGTTTTTCGGCTTGGTTCAATTTTCCTTTCTTCGGTAGTATGATTTGGCCGACACCGGTCTGCTGTAATGTTGCCAGATTTTCTTTGCTATAGAAGCCCTTGTCAAAGCTTATGCTGGCTATTTGTTTTCCCTCCAGAGTTTTTGCTAATCTTTGAGCTAAGGAAGTTATCTGAGCGGCATCCCTTTGCTCCTGCATCACTTTGTAATCTACGATAAATTGGTACTGATCTGTGGTAATAAGCAATAAATGTCCCAATTCCACTTTCTTATTTTGCTTCCCTTTGGCCAGCCACTCCGTATGCTCTTCAAAAATGGAATGTACCTTTTCTGTTGCCGGTATAACTTCCGCCTTTAGCAAGCGCCGATCTATCAAATCTATTTGCTTTACTGCGTATTGTCTATAGCGTTTTAGCTCACCTACAAGTGCAATTGCTAATGGGGACACAGCCAGGCTGTCATCTGCTATCACCTCATCTACTTTGGCAACAAGCATCCCTGCCTGAGCCAGATATTTTTGTACACTTGCTCTTTTGTTCGCTTCCTTTTTTCCTTTAAACACTTGAAAGCTGGTGGCTCGAAACGTAGTTTTAAGTTGTTGACGCAGGCTTTTAATTTTACGCCACCCCTTAAGCGGAGTTTCTTCTCTTAGCTTGACAATCATATCCAGACATTTACGCATACTGTCCCATAGTAAATTTAAATCCGTGGGAAAATGCACATTTGTCTCTACAGCATAACTATCCGTTTTTAGTCTTAGGGCTTCTTCCTCTTTTTTTTTAAGCAGTGAATAGCCGGCTTCCACAATCAGCTTATTAATTTCTATCAGGGTATCCTCGTCTAATAAGCTAACATTGTCCAGGATTGTCTGGTAGTTAAATTCCTCTTCATCTTCATCTTCTGTGAACGCACTTTTATGTACGCCCATTACCTTTCTTACTAACATATCAAAGTTGGCAATGTATTGCAGCTTATCCCAGTTTGTACCTTGGGCGTGGCGCACCACACCTAGTACTAAAATATGCCACAAGTCCATGCCTTTGCGACCCGTTTTTCTCTTTCCCTTACAAATGCTGTCTTCCAAAATAGCAAAGACCTGTTCATTCAATTGGGGCGTTATAAAGATATATTGCAGGGCCTTTAAAATAGGCGGCATCTCATCCCGACTTTTCAGCGGGAATTTAACTTCTGCAATAGGGGTCATTCTCAGGCTTAGTTGTTGTTCGAATCTTTGGCGCATAAAACGAATCTAAAGGATTAGGGGATTGATTTGCTCTCTCAAGATACGAAACAACTAGCTGAATATCAAATATTTAGAAAAGTTTTTGGTATCCCCTCAAAAAGTCCGGGGAAACTTGAGAAATCGACGTATGTTATCCACATTCGTTAAATATGTAGAGATGTTTTAATATAGTTGGCGATAGATATCCCCACCTTATTTTTTTATCGATTTAATTGGGATCTTTATCCCTATGATTCTTGATCGTATCAAAACCATGCAGTTTGCAAAAATTGACGACATTAATGAACTCCGCAAAGCACTGGAGATTCTAGTTGATGCAGTAGAGGTTTTGAGCCAGCGCAATGACGAACAGGCGAAAAGGATTCAAGAACAAGCGGATGAACTGGCCAAATTGAAAGGCGGTAACGCCCGTCCTGTGTTTAAAAACAAGAAAAAGGCGAGCAAAA
The Arachidicoccus soli DNA segment above includes these coding regions:
- a CDS encoding DsbA family oxidoreductase, with translation MKNKLKVEIWSDIMCPFCYIGKRKFEMALEKFSHKDEIEIVWASYQLTPHLMTQPNKNIHTFLSETKGISLEEAKEMNNHVTQMANEIGLHYDFDRCIVANTFNAHRFVHFAQSQNKSNEAEERLFAAYFSEGKNIDDFSTLLQLGLEIGLDSEVLKRVLESKEFAEEVQLDIQEARQIGIRSVPFFVFDRKTAVSGAQDPQIFLETLEHVFEGWKKNNADNKREIIQGQSCISEGACE
- a CDS encoding bestrophin family protein; amino-acid sequence: MLLEKRVPFLYLFKQIKYDLLFVFLMSVCTFSLKKLYGEQMPKIPVSLPAFLGTAISLLLSFKLSQSYDRWWEARKVWGAIVNDSRTMVLQLLNFSASDPKEDGLATKKTMSYRQIAWAYCLGQSLRNLDVISKAKEFISEADILYIEMQKNKPLALLNLQTKNLAELYTKGCINSFQEIQINNTLVELTNSMGKAERINNTVFPVTYRQILHLFIYIFLAIMSLALLEIDSLWEIPLDLVIALPFFMIEKTATYMQDPFMNKPTDTAITSIANTIETNIKQLWQDNDLPDPVDSKDAFYIL
- a CDS encoding ISNCY family transposase, with the protein product MRQRFEQQLSLRMTPIAEVKFPLKSRDEMPPILKALQYIFITPQLNEQVFAILEDSICKGKRKTGRKGMDLWHILVLGVVRHAQGTNWDKLQYIANFDMLVRKVMGVHKSAFTEDEDEEEFNYQTILDNVSLLDEDTLIEINKLIVEAGYSLLKKKEEEALRLKTDSYAVETNVHFPTDLNLLWDSMRKCLDMIVKLREETPLKGWRKIKSLRQQLKTTFRATSFQVFKGKKEANKRASVQKYLAQAGMLVAKVDEVIADDSLAVSPLAIALVGELKRYRQYAVKQIDLIDRRLLKAEVIPATEKVHSIFEEHTEWLAKGKQNKKVELGHLLLITTDQYQFIVDYKVMQEQRDAAQITSLAQRLAKTLEGKQIASISFDKGFYSKENLATLQQTGVGQIILPKKGKLNQAEKQMQSEKSYKTLRHQHSAVESNINMLEHHGLGRCMDKGIKGFRRYVGISVLSYNLHILGNILVQTEKAAALKAEKSKLRKAA